One region of Mesomycoplasma ovipneumoniae genomic DNA includes:
- a CDS encoding transketolase family protein translates to MENEQKLPNLKLFLATMRAIALDGINNAGGGHIGMALGASEIFYSLIGQNLNFSPLNPKWINRDRFVLSAGHGSMGLYSLYHLMGLISLEDIKNHKQLDSKTPSHPEIDKLEYIDASTGPLGQGVAMAVGMALAEKRLGQKFNQPDLKIIDHFTYVLCGDGDFQEGVALEALAFAGTNKLSKLILIHDFNNIQIDTSASFVNNLDFANFFKSIGFDAIILKDNQVENINLALEKARKSDRPVYIQVPTIIAFGTEFANSTKGHHGSVSAKKSYEFKANLGLQKLEPFDYEQKAYEIGADLLEPKNQKYLDWEKNFTIYKQKYPLLGQGFENFLKNKELFSLEGLTFAKTNQAIRDYVEQIIQKIDNTDLLVLGGSADLGVATKTKFSGQKLIDYGIREFAMVAINNGISLYANFYTICSTFLVFSDYAKAALRLAGLMNLCPIYIFSHDSYQVGGDGPTHQPVEQLAMLRSIPNFLVIRPCDEFETIFAFNYALNSKKQPTAIISTRQPLESCNKNLEKIDSAYYIQKTESAKINILASGSEVQLAKKLIDKLGQNQIFANLISVPILQNLVENPLLIKKLELEKLPIFALEASNDPLWFKLATVQKFSGHFASGFGESAPGDIVYELKGFNVDYLFEKVLKFLENK, encoded by the coding sequence ATGGAAAACGAGCAAAAACTGCCTAATTTAAAGCTTTTTTTAGCAACAATGCGCGCAATTGCCCTTGACGGAATTAATAATGCTGGCGGCGGTCATATTGGTATGGCCCTTGGGGCGAGCGAGATTTTTTATAGCCTAATTGGTCAAAATTTAAATTTTAGTCCGCTAAATCCAAAGTGAATTAATCGCGATCGCTTTGTTTTATCAGCCGGCCATGGTTCAATGGGGCTCTATTCTCTGTATCATTTAATGGGTTTAATTTCGCTTGAAGATATTAAAAATCATAAACAACTTGACTCAAAAACACCCTCTCACCCCGAGATTGACAAATTAGAATACATTGATGCCTCAACTGGACCGCTAGGCCAAGGAGTCGCAATGGCTGTCGGAATGGCCTTAGCCGAAAAAAGACTGGGACAAAAATTTAACCAACCTGACTTAAAAATTATTGACCATTTTACTTATGTCTTATGTGGCGATGGTGATTTTCAAGAAGGTGTTGCCTTAGAAGCCCTAGCTTTTGCTGGCACAAATAAACTGTCAAAATTAATACTTATCCACGATTTTAATAACATTCAAATTGATACAAGTGCTAGTTTTGTCAATAATCTTGATTTTGCTAATTTTTTTAAATCAATCGGCTTTGATGCAATTATTTTAAAAGATAATCAAGTTGAAAATATCAATTTAGCCCTTGAAAAAGCAAGAAAATCTGACAGACCTGTTTATATTCAAGTTCCAACTATTATTGCCTTTGGAACAGAATTTGCCAATTCAACCAAAGGACATCATGGCTCAGTCAGTGCTAAAAAAAGCTATGAATTTAAGGCTAATTTGGGACTACAAAAGCTTGAACCTTTTGATTACGAGCAAAAAGCCTATGAAATAGGCGCTGATTTATTAGAGCCAAAAAATCAAAAATACTTAGACTGAGAAAAAAATTTTACCATTTATAAGCAAAAGTACCCACTTCTTGGGCAAGGATTTGAAAACTTCCTTAAAAACAAAGAACTTTTTAGTCTAGAAGGGCTGACTTTTGCTAAAACCAACCAGGCAATTCGCGATTATGTTGAACAAATTATCCAAAAAATTGACAACACTGACTTACTTGTTTTAGGTGGATCTGCTGATCTTGGGGTTGCAACTAAAACTAAATTTAGCGGCCAAAAACTAATTGACTACGGAATTCGTGAGTTTGCAATGGTGGCAATTAACAACGGAATTTCCCTTTATGCTAATTTTTATACAATTTGTTCGACTTTTTTAGTTTTTAGTGACTATGCAAAAGCGGCATTGCGTCTTGCTGGTTTAATGAATCTTTGCCCAATTTACATTTTTTCCCATGATTCATATCAAGTTGGCGGCGATGGACCAACCCACCAGCCGGTTGAGCAACTGGCAATGCTAAGATCAATTCCAAATTTTTTAGTAATTCGGCCTTGTGATGAATTTGAAACAATTTTTGCCTTTAATTATGCGCTAAATTCAAAAAAACAACCAACTGCAATTATCTCAACACGACAACCCTTAGAATCTTGCAACAAAAATCTTGAAAAAATTGACTCAGCCTACTATATTCAAAAAACTGAATCAGCTAAAATAAATATACTCGCATCTGGCTCTGAGGTTCAGCTAGCCAAAAAACTAATTGATAAATTAGGGCAAAATCAAATTTTTGCTAATTTGATTTCAGTTCCAATTTTACAAAATTTAGTTGAAAATCCACTACTGATTAAAAAATTAGAATTAGAAAAGTTGCCTATTTTTGCCCTTGAGGCTTCAAATGATCCTTTGTGATTTAAATTAGCTACTGTCCAAAAATTTTCCGGACATTTTGCTAGTGGCTTTGGCGAGTCAGCACCAGGAGACATTGTTTATGAATTAAAAGGTTTTAATGTTGATTATTTATTTGAAAAAGTTTTAAAATTTTTAGAAAATAAGTAA
- a CDS encoding DNA cytosine methyltransferase → MSRIKVLETFSGIGAQAKAIANFQKDKQKFFEIVATIDWDARSIITYAQIHHNVLFEVEKILEKNQLSSPEKINFFLKNFELSLDSKRPSQITRKDLTFKKILVASIIKSNNLGSITNLNVEEINRLAPDFVTYSFPCQGLSIANMGRANGIFDKNSTSSLIWNVYSLIKGLSVKPKYLLMENVPNLISKKFINQYKRWKEALENEGYKTFTATLNGLNFGSIQKRNRVFAVSFLKEIKTPFASDLEFKKYILNLGQDISPDLDKRKQIFQSIFNFDEKNSENAGFLINATPSRIRMVEKVEKINESKNFIIRTLTTKQDRNPNTGIIKFENNLEKKLNYRFISNREAFRLMGFENSDFEKLEPLISKNILTKESLYRQARKFYYSNNFRSANKFNL, encoded by the coding sequence ATGTCTAGGATTAAGGTGTTAGAAACCTTTTCTGGAATTGGGGCGCAAGCAAAAGCTATTGCTAATTTTCAAAAAGATAAGCAAAAATTTTTTGAAATTGTTGCCACCATTGATTGAGATGCCCGGTCAATTATTACATATGCTCAAATCCATCATAATGTTTTATTTGAAGTTGAAAAAATTTTAGAAAAAAATCAACTTAGTTCGCCAGAAAAAATAAATTTTTTTTTAAAAAATTTTGAACTGTCTCTAGATTCAAAAAGACCTTCACAAATAACAAGAAAAGATTTAACTTTTAAAAAAATTCTTGTGGCTTCAATTATAAAAAGTAATAATTTAGGTTCAATTACAAATTTAAATGTTGAAGAAATTAATCGCTTAGCGCCTGATTTTGTCACTTATTCTTTCCCTTGCCAAGGTCTTTCGATTGCTAATATGGGCCGGGCTAACGGTATTTTTGATAAAAATTCAACAAGTTCTCTTATTTGAAATGTTTATTCACTAATTAAGGGATTGAGTGTTAAGCCAAAGTATCTTTTAATGGAAAATGTGCCTAATTTAATATCAAAAAAATTTATTAATCAATATAAAAGGTGAAAAGAGGCTTTGGAAAACGAAGGTTATAAAACCTTTACTGCAACATTAAATGGCCTCAATTTTGGATCTATTCAAAAAAGAAATCGGGTTTTTGCTGTTAGTTTTCTAAAAGAAATAAAAACACCTTTTGCCAGCGACTTAGAATTTAAAAAATATATCTTAAATTTAGGCCAAGATATTTCGCCCGATTTGGATAAAAGGAAACAAATTTTTCAATCAATTTTTAACTTTGATGAAAAAAATAGTGAAAATGCTGGCTTTTTAATTAACGCTACTCCGTCACGAATTAGGATGGTTGAAAAGGTTGAAAAAATTAATGAGTCAAAAAATTTTATTATTAGAACCTTGACAACCAAGCAAGATAGAAATCCAAATACCGGGATTATTAAATTTGAAAATAATTTAGAAAAAAAACTTAACTATCGATTTATTTCAAATCGTGAAGCTTTTAGATTAATGGGTTTTGAAAATAGTGACTTTGAAAAGTTAGAGCCTTTAATTTCAAAAAATATATTAACAAAAGAATCATTATATCGCCAAGCCAGGAAATTCTATTATAGTAACAATTTTAGAAGCGCTAATAAATTTAATTTATAA